The Lutibacter sp. A64 genome segment TACGGACAATGTTTACATCCATTTTTACAACAACAGCCTCTTTTTAAAAGGTATTTTTCTGTAAAAACACGATATCCTTGTTTATTAGTATAGTAATCTCCTTCTTCTAAAGGAATGAATTTTTTATATTCCACGGGGTAAAAAATAACATAAAAAAACGTTCTGAAACATCAGAACGTTTTTAACCGTATTATTAACTATTTTCATTCAATTGTTGGTGGATATTTTGCCATTATTTCAGCAAGAAACTCTTTAATTCTGGCTTCTTTTTTAGCTACATCACCAGAAGTAGTTAAACCTCCACTTCCTATCCCTTGCCAAACTAATTCTTTCTTATCTGCATCTATTAAGTCTACAAAAAGTGTTCCTTCTGTATATTTAGAAATATGCATTCCATAATTTGGACCATAATACCAAGGATGCCAACCAATATGCATAGAGTTATTACTATAAACATCAACTTTTTGTCGTGCTTTAGTAAAAATATTTACCAAAATATCTGGATTTTCAGATTTTGTAAAACCTTTAGCAAGCAATTCAGATTCTATTGCTTTTAAAATTCTACGTTTATCTAAATCAGATATTTCAACCTTATCAATTCCTTTTTTATAAAATGCAAACGTTTTATATTTAGAAAAATCTGTTGATGTATCATAATCAGATGTAACTTTTACAGAACTACATGATGCAACTAAAAAAAGTAGCACTAATGGAAGAAATTTTATGGCTTTCATATTCTTGAATTTTACTTTATTGAACATATTTTATGATGAATAGCTTTTATTTTATTACGTTTTTTTTTTAGATATAATCTTAATAAATTAACTTTTAACAAGCTATCTTTCATAACAATTAACATATCAATAATCATACCAGAGTCTTTAACTAAAATACTAATCCAATTTTAAATCTTAAGCTTTAACACAAAATGCTTCTTACTTAAAAACAACAGTTTTATTTTTAAAAACCATTACTTTACGTTTTGTATGTAATTTTAAGGCTCTAGACAATACAATTTTCTCTAAATCTCTACCTTTTAAAATAAAATCTTTAATGGTATTTATATGAGATATACGCGTTATATCTTGTTCAATTATCGGACCTTCATCTAATTCTTCAGTAACATAATGACTTGTTGCTCCTATTATTTTAACCCCTCTTTTAAAAGCCGAATGGTATGGTTTTGCGCCGGGAAATGCAGGTAAAAATGAATGGTGAATATTTATAATTTTATTCGGATATTCTTCAATTAATTTAGAGGAAATTATTTGCATATACCTTGCCAATACAATAAAATCTATTTCAAACTCACGCAATAATTTTAACTGCTCATCTTCAGCCTGTTGCTTTGTTTCTTTAGTTACTTTTATATAATAATAAGGAATATTAAAAGATTTAGCTATAGGCTCTAAATCTTGATGATTGCTTATTATTAATGGTATTTCCACCTCCAATTCATTTGTAGTATACCTACTTAAAATATCATACAAACAATGCTCGTATTTAGATACAAACAATGCCATTTTAGGTTTTTGATCGGAATCATACATACGCCAAGTCATCTCAAATTTATCGGCAATAACATCCCTAAAAACATTTTTAAATACACGAAAAGAGAACGATTCTTTTAAAAGTTCACATTCCAATCGCATAAAAAACATATTATCTTCTCTATCAACATGCTGATCTATATATACAATATTTCCGTTTTGTTGATGTATAAAATTAGTTACAGCAGCAATTATACCTTTACTGTCTTTACAATTTATAAGTATTGTTATTTTTTTCATTACTAAAATTTATGTGTCAAAATTAAATAAAAATAACACTGTAATTACCGTTACTTAAAATGTTATCTATTTAATAATAAAATATTTGTATTTTTAAAAAATTCATAAATTGCAGCAACAAATATTTATAAATATTACGAAATGAAAAAAATCACACCTTTTAAACCCGTAAATAAAATACGAATTGTAACTGCTGCTTCGCTTTTTGATGGCCATGATGCATCCATAAATATTATGCGTAGAATTATTCAAGCAACTGGTGTAGAAGTTATTCATTTAGGTCATGACAGAAGCGTTGAAGAAGTAGTAAATTGCGCTATTCAAGAAGATGCCAATGCAATTGCAATCACTTCTTATCAAGGCGGACATACTGAATATTTTAAATATATGTTAGACCTTTTAAAAGAAAAAAACGCTGCACATATTAAACTTTTTGGCGGTGGTGGAGGTGTAATACTTCCTTCTGAAATTGAAGAATTAATGCAGTACGGAATCACAAAAATTTATTCTCCAGACGATGGTAGAAGCCTTGGACTACAAGGTATGATTAATGATATGGTTAAAAAAAGTGACTTTACCACTGGTGAATTTATTGATTTTAAAGTTTCGGACTTAAAAAGTAAAAACGACCGACAATTAGCAATTGCTATTTCAGCTGCTGAAAACTTTTCAGAAAAACATACTAAATTTATTAAAGAAATTAGAAATTCATCAAAAACATCTGATACACCAGTTTTAGGTATTACAGGTACTGGTGGTTCTGGAAAATCTTCTACCGTAGATGAAATTGTAAGACGCTTTTTAAATGATTTTCCTACAAAAACAATTGCAATTGTTTCGGTAGACCCTTCAAAACGTAAAACTGGAGGCGCGCTTTTAGGCGATAGAATTAGAATGAATGCCATTAACAACAACCGTGTTTATATGCGCTCATTAGCCACACGTCAGGCCAACTTAGCACTTTCAAAACACATAAATGATGCAGTTAACATTCTAAAAGTTGCTGGTTTTGATTTGGTTATTTTAGAAACTTCTGGAATTGGACAAAGCGATACTGAGATTATAGAACACTCTAACGTTTCTATGTATGTTATGACACCAGAATATGGCGCTGCAACACAATTAGAAAAAATTGATATGCTAGATTTTGCAGATATAATTGCACTTAATAAATTTGATAAACGCGGCGCCTTAGATGCACTTAGAGATGTAAAAAAACAATACCAACGCAATCATAATTTATGGGAAGAAGCTATTGATTCTATGCCAGTTTTTGGCACTATTGCTTCACAATTTAACGATCTTGGTACAAATCAATTATACCGCTTTTTAATTGAAAAAATAAACGAAAAAACCAATTATGATTTTAAAAGTAATTTTAAATTTAAAACAAATTCGGTTAAAAATCAATTTATAATTCCTCCAAATAGAACCCGCTATTTATCTGAAATCACCGAGAATAATAGATCTTACAGCAAAAAAAGCCTTCAACAAAAAGAAATAGCTGAAAAATTATATGGAATTTACAAAACTATTTGTTCCGCTGCAAACGTCATTTCAACGGAAACAACACAAACCTTTCTTTCTGAAACTGGGTTAAACGAAGATGAGATTCTAAAACAAGTTGACAATAGCGAAAATCACCAATTAATTTCACTGTTATTTAAAGAATTTACTCGTGTAAAAATGGATTTAAATCCGCATAATTGGAACATCATTTTAAACTGGGAAATCAAAAAACAAGCTTATAAAAATGAAGTATATTCTTATAAAGTACGAGATAAAGAAATTCAAATAAAAACACATAGCGAAACACTTTCTCATTTACAAATTCCAAAAATTGCATTACCAAAATATGAAGCTTGGGGAGCAATTTTATATTGGACTTTAGAAGAAAATGTACCAGGAGAATTTCCGTATACCGCCGGACTTTTTCCTTTTAAAAGAACTGGAGAAGATCCTACAAGAATGTTTGCAGGTGAAGGAAGTCCGGAACGCACAAACAGACGTTTTCATTATGTAAGTTTAGGCTTACCTGCAAAACGCCTATCCACCGCTTTCGACTCTGTAACTTTATATGGAAATGACCCAAATATTCGTCCAGATATTTATGGTAAAATTGGAAACGCCGGTGTTTCTATTTGTTGTTTAGACGATGCTAAAAAATTATATTCAGGTTTTGAATTAACAAACCCTACAACATCTGTTTCTATGACTATTAACGGCCCAGCCCCAATAATGCTAGGCTTTTTTATGAATGCCGCCATAGACCAAGAATGCGAGAAATACATTATAAAAAACAACCTTAAAGAAGAAGTTGAAGCTAAAATAGGTTCAATTTATAAGAAAAAAGGAGTTAACAGGCCAAAATATCAAGGAAAACTTCCCGAAGGAAACAACGGTTTAGGTTTGCTATTATTAGGTGTAACTGGAGATGAAATACTACCAAATGAAATTTATCAAAAAATTAAAGCTGAAACTATTTCAAAAGTTAGAGGTACTGTTCAAGCTGATATTTTAAAAGAAGATCAGGCACAAAATACCTGTATTTTCTCTACTGAATTTGCATTGCGTTTAATGGGTGATGTTCAAGAATACTTCATTAAAAATAGTATTCGAAATTTTTATTCAGTCTCTATATCTGGCTATCATATTGCAGAAGCTGGTGCAAATCCAATTTCGCAACTTGCATTTACTTTGGCAAACGGATTTACATATGTAGAATATTATCTTTCTAGAGGAATGGATATTAATAAATTTGGACCAAATCTTTCATTCTTTTTTTCAAATGGTATCGATCCAGAATACGCAGTAATTGGTAGAGTTGCTCGTAAAATTTGGGCAAAAACATTAAAATATAAATACGGAGCAAATTCAAGAGCTCAAATGTTAAAATATCATATTCAAACTTCAGGTCGTAGTTTACACGCACAAGAAATAGATTTTAATGATATTAGAACCACATTGCAAGCTTTGTATGCAATTTACGACAATTGTAATAGCTTACATACAAATGCTTATGACGAGGCAATTACAACTCCTACGGAAGAAAGTGTACGTAGAGCTATGGCAATTCAATTAATTATTAACAAAGAATTAGGTTTAGCTAAAAATGAAAATCCAATTCAAGGTGCATTTATTATTGAAGAATTAACCGATTTAGTTGAGGAAGCAATTTATTTAGAGTTTGATAGAATTACAGACAGAGGTGGTGTTTTAGGTGCTATGGAAACTATGTACCAACGCAGTAAAATTCAAGAAGAAAGCTTGTATTATGAAACATTAAAACACAATGGTAAATTTCCAATTATTGGTGTAAATACGTTTTTAAGCAGTAAAGGATCTCCAACAATTTTACCTCAAGAAGTAATAAGAGCAACTGAAAAAGAAAAACAACATCAAATAAATGTAGTTAAAAATTTAAACACCGCTAATGCAAATAAAGTAAAGGAACAACTTAAACTATTAAAACAAAAATCCGTTAACAATGAAAATATTTTTGAGCAATTAATGGAAGCTTGCAAAGTATGTTCTATTGGACAAATTACAGAAGCTTTATTTGAAGTTGGTGGTCAGTATAGACGGAATATGTAATTTTTTCAATTAAAAATGCATCTTTTTAATCATTTTTCAGTCTACTATATGAATATAAAATTTAATAATATGAAAAATAAAAATGAATGTTCTTGTAATTGTGAAGGTTGTAAAACTGGAAATTGTGAAAACTGCACTTGCTCAAATTGCACTTGTACAAATTGTAACTGTTAAAAAATGACAACAAATCAAGTTTGGAATAACTATTCAACAGATTTAAAACAATTTATCATCAGCAAAGTAAAAGATACTACTATTGCTGATGATATTTTGCAAGATATTTTTATTAAAATCCACACAAAACTTCATACTTTAAAAGACTTAAACAAGCTAAAATCTTGGACTTTTTCAATAGCTAGAAATTCTATTATGGATTATTATAATTCTAGAAATTTAGTTTTTGATATACCTGAATTAGAAGTTGATTTTGAAATTGAAAATAAAGAACATACTGAAAAAGATTGTTTGCATGGAATTTTAAAAAACCTTCCAAAAAAATACAGAGACCCTCTATTCTTATCAGATATAAAAGGAATAAAACAAACAGAAATCTCTAAAATATTAAATCTTCCTTTACCAACAGTAAAATCTCAAATTCAAAGAGCTAGAAAATTAATTGCTCAAGGTTTTATGGATTGTTGCGGGTATGTTATTAACGAAAAAGGAGTGCTACAGGGTGAATTAAAAGATAAAAAAGATTGTAAAATTTGTAATTAAATTACAGCAAAGAATTTACATAACGCCTGTGCATTCTTTTTAATAAAATAAGCTCTTTTCTAAGCAACCTTACAAAGTCTTTTCCCTGTATTTTAGTATTTTCTAACTTTACACAATTAGTGTATAAATTATCTATAAAATACTGAAGTGATTTTGCATATTTTAATTTTAATCTTGGATTTTCTTGAATTTCTGTTTCGGCAATTTTAGGCACCAAACCTAAAGAATCCATCACCAAAATATTAGCATATTTATCCGATGCCGATTTAGACAGATACATTTTATTTATACTTTTATCGTTTGTTACGTATGCAGCAACGCTTCGCGACAGACGAAAAACCTCTAACGATTTTTGATAAATTGTAGATTGACTTAAATTGTATCCTTTATTTTCTTGCATATCTTTAAAAAACTAACCCAAATTTAACAAGAATTCTCATAATTCATATTTAATAATTAAAGACAAATAACTATTTTAATTTAAATTTTAATATTTTTACTTTAAATTCTTTAATTATGAAATTAGACGATATAAACTGGAACATCTTAAAATGTTTGCAACAAAATTCACGCCAGTCTAATACTGAAATTGCAAAAAAAGTTGGTATTACTTCGCCAGCTGTTGCAGAAAGAATTAGGAAAATGGAGGATATTGGTATAATTGAAGGTTACTTTGCTAAAATTTCATATACCGAAACAAACTATCAGTTAAAAGCTATAATCACTTTAAGAGCTTTTATGGGGCGTTTAAAACCATTTTTAGAAACTGTAAAAACATTTGACGAAGTTGTAAATTGCTATAGAATTACGGGAAACGAAAATATTATTATGGAAGTAGTTTTAAAAAACCAACAACATTTAGAGCAACTTATAGACAAACTTATTACCTACGGCGAAACTAGAACCCATATTGTACTATCAGACATTGTAAATAACAACCCTATTTTGAAAAAAATTTAAAAGTTACATCTCATAACTAGCGCTCGTTTTCAACAAGTACCTCAGCTAACGCAAGCCTTATACATGTGCCGTCTTCTAAAATTTAATTACCCATCAGTATCAATAATTGTTAAAGCCAAACGGATTTTAAAATAGGCAATTTCAGCATTAAAATATTCAAAATAAGGCTTTAACGCAAAAGGACTTTCTAATTTTTCTTTAGCTCTCCTTACTTTTTCAACCTCTTCTTTAGTAACAAAATTATAAATATCTATATCTTTTCCTTCGGTATATAACAATGCTAAATGCGAAAAAATAGTAGTTGATTTTAAGTTTCTTTTTTCAGCAATTTCATCAATTGTTAAACCTTCTTTATATAAATCGTAAGTAATTTTGTGTGTGTCTTTCTTTTTGCGAGATTTTATTTTCTCATTTGAAAAAGCTACAATTTCAGCAATAAAATCCTCTCCATAAACCTCTAATTTACGCTGCCCTACTCCACTTATTTCTAAAAAGTCTGATTCACTCATTGGTCTAGCACGTTCTATTTCTTTTAAAGTTGCATCATTAAATACTAAATATGCTGGTATTTTTTCTGCCAACGCAATTTCCTGACGTAATTTTCTTAAACGTTCAAACAAAGTATCGCGTTTTGCTTTTTTAGTTTTAGTTGTTTTTTCATCATCAACTGGTTGTTCTTTAAATTCAACTGGTTTGGTTAAATTAACAACTTCATTTTTAAACAATACTTTTTCAGAAAAATCGGTTAGTTGTAAGGCATTATTTTTATGAAACGCAATTTCGCAATATCCTTGATTAATTAATTGAACAATATACTGCTGCCAATCTCTCCAAGAAATATCTTTTCCAACTCCGTGAGATTTTAATTTATCGTATCCTTTTTCTAAAATAGTTGCATTTTGCGCACCACGTAAAACATCAATTACGGTTCCAATTGCTTCACTTTCTTTTAATCTTGTAATTACAGACAATGCTTTTTGAGCAATTACAGTACCGTTAAAAAACTGTGGCGGATTTTTACAAACATCACAGTTTACACAATTTTCGGCTAATAATTCACCAAAATAACTCAGCAATATTTTTCTTCGGCAAGTTGTAGCTTCAGAAAACTGCTTCATTCTTTCTAATTTTGCTGCTTGCACTTCTTCATTAGTAGCTCCGCTTATAAATTTTCGTAACTGTATAACATCCGAATAACTATGAAATAATAAGGCATTCGCTTTTAATCCATCCCTTCCACTACGTCCAATTTCCTGATAATAACCTTCAATATTTTTAGGCATATTATAATGTATAACCCAACGTACATTAGATTTATCTATTCCCATTCCAAATGCAATAGTTGCACAAACAACTTGCACTTTATCATAAATAAATTCTTCTTGGGTTTTGGTTCTTTCATTAAAACTTAAACCTGCATGGTACGATTTTGCGTTAATTCCGTTTAACTTAAGTTTGGAAGCTATTTGCTCAGTTCCTTTACGACTTAAACAATAAATTATACCCGATTCTTTTGGCTGTTTTTTTATGAATTTAATTATTTGAGATATTCTATCATTTGCCGGACGCACTTCCAACTCAATATTTTTTCTATCAAATGAAGCAATAAATTGTGTAGCGTGTGGTATGTTTAATTGCTCAATAATATCTGCCCTTGTAGCTTTGTCTGCGGTTGCAGTTAAAGCTATAATTGGTGTGTTTGGCAATGAGTTTTTTAAAAAACCAAGCTGCTGGTACGATGGTCTAAAATCGTGTCCCCAAGACGAAATACAATGTGCTTCATCAATAGCAATACAGCTTATAAACTCTTCATTTAAAATATTTTCTAAATACGATAAACTTTCTGGCGCTACATATAAAAGTTTTAATTCTTTTCTATAAATTTTCTCAAAAATCTCAGTTTGTTCTTCTGTTTCTTGACTACTATTGTAAAAATCAGCTTCAATTCCGTTTGCTTTTAAGCCATCTACTTGGTCTTTCATTAAAGCAATTAATGGTGAAATTACCAAAGTTAATCCATCAAACAATAACGCAGGTAATTGAAAACAAATAGACTTCCCTCCTCCTGTTGGCATAATTACCAAATTATCGTTTTTTTTAAGTACGGAAGTTATAATTTGTTCCTGTTGATCACGAAATGAATCGTAACCAAAGTACTTTTTTAACGTAGGAATTAATTTTTCTTGGGATTCTTTTATAGTCATTTAACAAATTTTCTACAAAAATACATTTAATTAACAAATTAGAAGAAATTGAAATTACCAATACTATTTTCAATATTATTTCAATATTTTCTAAAGATTGTAAGTTTCATTTACAATATATTAAAATTTTTATCGGATAGTTTAGTTTATAAGGCTTAAACGTCAACTTCTTATAAAAAAAAGTATGCTTCCCTCGTAAAACTTTCGTAATTTCGTCAGCTTAAAGTTTGACTTACAAAATAAATTAAAAAAAGATGAGTAAAATAATGACAGTCGACATATTGTCGAGTATTAAAGGAGCACAACCCTCTGAGGCTGTGAACAAATTATTTGATGTAATTAAAAATGCACAACCAACAAATAATAATTCTTTAAATAATGTCAATTATAATTGCGTATCGGTTAATAATTTAAGAGAAGATGTTGTTATTGAAAGTTCAGCTATTGAGAAACAACTAATTATTGAAAACTTCCCGAATAAAAAGAATGGTTATTTAGTAGTTGCAAAAATTATTGAAGACTAGAAACAATTACAGATTTCAAATTATGAATTACGAGTTGTAATTTAAAAATTCAACTACTAACAATTCAACACAAAATTAAATGGATTCTCAAATAAAACACATACACCAACAATTGGTGACTCAACAAATAACTTGTACAGAACTGGTACAAGAAAGATTAAACTTACTTAAAGAAAACACACATAATACCGTAAATTCTTTATTAGATGATTCTGCTTTAGAATTGGCTGAAAAAGTAGATACCAAAATAAAAAATGGTGAAACTATTGGACTTTTAGAAGGTATTCCTTTTGGAGTTAAAGATGTATATATGTTACAAGGAACTTACACTACTGCTAGTTCCGATTTATTAAAAAATTACAAATCTGCTTATACTGCAACGGCAATTCAAAAATTATTAGATGCTGGCGCAATACCGTTAGTAAAAGAAAATTGCGATAGTTTTGGACACGGTTCATCTAGTGAAAACACTATTTTTGGAGCCGTTAAAAACGCTGTAAACCCTGAATTAGTTGCTGGTGGTTCTAGCGGTGGTTCAGCTGTAAATGTTGCTAAAGATTATACTGTATTTTCAATTGGTGGAGATACTGGAGGTTCTATTCGCCAGCCTGCTGGTTACAACCATATTTATGGTTTAAAACCAACTTACGGGCGTATTTCTAGATATGGAATAATGGCTTATGCATCGTCTACCGATTGTGTTGGCCCTCTTGCTAAATCTGTTGAAGATATTCGTATCATTTTAAATACAATGAGTGGAAAAGATATTAAAGATCAAACTTCAATTATATCAAAAGAAATTGACGAAAAAGCAATTTTAAATAACACGGTGAAAACAATAGGTTACTTTAAAAACTTTATTGATAATGATGCTATTGATGCTGAAGTAAAAGCTGATTTTTTAGCCAATATTGAAAAAATTAAAGCAACCGGAATTAAAGTTAAAAAATTAGATTTCTTTAAATCTGATATTTTAGTATCTACCTATTATACGCTAGCAATGGCAGAAACTGCTTCCAACTTATCGCGTTTAGATGGAACTAATTACGGTAACAGAATAGAATCTGAAAATTTAATTGAATCTTACGCTGTAACACGTTCTGAAAATTTTTCAGAAGAAACAAAACGCAGAATTGTTGGAGGAAATCAAGTTTTATCGCAAGGTTTTTCTGATGAAATTTACCTAAAAGGATTGGCTTTAAGAGATCAAATTTCAGAAAACTTTAGTAAGGATTTTAAAGAAGTTGATGTTATTTTATCACCCGTTACACCAAGTGCTCCACCTAAAATTGGAGAAAGTTTAAAAGACCCGCACGCTATGTATTTATCTGACGTTTATACTGTTGGTTTTAGTTTAGGACAATTACCTACCTTAACCATACCTCAAGGAACAGTTACAGGTTTGCAAATTACGGCGGCAAAAAATAATGAAGAACTTATATTGAAGTTTGCTAACTTCTTAAAAGAAACTATATAATGGAATTAGAACAATTAAATGCTGCTATAAAAAAGCACGATTTAGAATTGGTAATAGGACTGGAAACTCACGTTCGATTAAATACCAAAACCAAGTTGTTTTGTTCTTGTCCAAATCAAGAAATTGAAACACCAAACACTAATATTTGTTCGGTCTGTACAGGACAAATGGGAGTTTTACCTGCCATAAACAAAGAAGCTATTACCAAGGCTATTTATTTTGGAAAAGCGGTAGAATCTTCGTTCGACAATGAAGTAATATCCTGGGACAGAAAACATTACGAATATCCAGACAATCCAAAAAACATACAAATAACGCAATTTCACAACCCTATAATTCCAGACGGACACGTTTCTTGTTATAGAAATGATGGTTCACAATTTACTGTGAATTTAACTCAGGTTCATATTGAAGAAGATGCGGCAAAATTAATGCACGAGAAAAAAATATCGTTGGTTGATTTTAACAAAGCCGGTGTTCCTTTAATTGAAATTGTTACAGAACCTTGTATCAGAAATATTGAAGATGCTTCAACCTACGCACAATACATTCAACGTATTGTTCAAAATTTAGGAATTTCTGAAGCAAACCTTGAAAAAGGTGAATTTAAATCAGACGTTTCTGTGTCTTTACGTAAACGAAGAACTTACGATTTAAACCCAAGAACTGAAATTAAAAACTTGAATTCGTTTAAGTTTATGGTTGATGCTTTAAAGGAAGAAATTGAAAAACAACTTAATTATTACGTTGAACATAAAGAATTTAGACCTGATCAAACCACAGTTTTATGGGATGCTGATTTAAAGCAAACCAAAACAATGCGTAAAAAAGAATTTGAAGCAGATTACCGTTTTATTTCTGAACCAGATTTACCTTTTGTAAGCATTAAAAACGAAATTAAAGCAATTTCTGTAGATTCAAGCGCATTGCCTTTTGCTGTTGAAACTGTTTTAATTAAAGGTGGTGTTTTACCGCAAGACGCAAAGTTTTTTACTGCCGACGCTATACGTTCTAAAGTATTTATGGACATAAATAAGGTTTTAAAAGATCCTTCTTTTGTTGCAAAAACTTTAGTAAACAATATAAAACCAGATGATTATTCAGCAATAAATAATATTGAAAGTTTAATAGAAATATTTCAATTATTTAAAGCCGAAAAAATTACAGCTGTATTGGCTCAAAACGGAATTACTTCGTATTTAAAAGATAGAACTTTTGATTACAACAAGTATTTTGAAGAAAACACTATTTCAGAAGATAAAATTAAAGAAGCAATACTAAAAGTAATTTCAGAAAATGAAGCTATAGCTAATGATATTAAATCTGGAAACCAAGGAAAAGCAGGTATTTTAGTTGGTAAAATTATTGCAATTATTGGAAAAGGAGCTTCTGGAAAAGTTATTAGACAAGGTATTTTAAATGAACTAAATGCTAGTAATACAAATTTAAAAGATTCTCAAGAAGCTAAAAACAAGTTGAACGGAATTGAAGAACATACTTCAAAAGAACAAGACGAAACACTTCCTGAAATTCCTATTATAATTAAAGATACGTATAGAACGCACAAAGCTTCAGAAATATCAGAAAAAAACATCACCGAAAAAGTTACATTAGCAGGTTGGGTTTCAAGTGTTCGTGACCACGGTGAATTAATGTTTATTGATTTACGAGATTCAAGTAATGAAATTTTTCAAGTACGTTTAAGTAGAGAATCGTTTCCAAATTTAGATGAACTTGTAAAATTAAAACCAGAAACAGTAATTTCTGTAACTGGAAACATTGTGCAACGT includes the following:
- the gatB/aspS gene encoding bifunctional amidotransferase subunit GatB/aspartate--tRNA ligase AspS, producing the protein MELEQLNAAIKKHDLELVIGLETHVRLNTKTKLFCSCPNQEIETPNTNICSVCTGQMGVLPAINKEAITKAIYFGKAVESSFDNEVISWDRKHYEYPDNPKNIQITQFHNPIIPDGHVSCYRNDGSQFTVNLTQVHIEEDAAKLMHEKKISLVDFNKAGVPLIEIVTEPCIRNIEDASTYAQYIQRIVQNLGISEANLEKGEFKSDVSVSLRKRRTYDLNPRTEIKNLNSFKFMVDALKEEIEKQLNYYVEHKEFRPDQTTVLWDADLKQTKTMRKKEFEADYRFISEPDLPFVSIKNEIKAISVDSSALPFAVETVLIKGGVLPQDAKFFTADAIRSKVFMDINKVLKDPSFVAKTLVNNIKPDDYSAINNIESLIEIFQLFKAEKITAVLAQNGITSYLKDRTFDYNKYFEENTISEDKIKEAILKVISENEAIANDIKSGNQGKAGILVGKIIAIIGKGASGKVIRQGILNELNASNTNLKDSQEAKNKLNGIEEHTSKEQDETLPEIPIIIKDTYRTHKASEISEKNITEKVTLAGWVSSVRDHGELMFIDLRDSSNEIFQVRLSRESFPNLDELVKLKPETVISVTGNIVQRNEDDYNASLRTGKIELETSELDILNLSKTLPFEIKRATKTSENIRFQYKFLDHRNDDVRRAIVNRHKVIKLLRDILDDEEFLEIETPILTAGTDEGAREFIVPTRKQPGSFYTLPQAPQQFKQMLMVSGYEKYFQIARCFRDEDSRGDRQPEFTQLDIEMAYASMQQIIDLNTKMFNEIVKKIYGKKWILRPFEVITYKEAMDKYGCDRPDLRYGLQMQDITSIVKDTTFQVFSKPIEQGGIVKCIKVSAKEQGESRMSKGQIENLTAIAQQNGLGGLAYIIVNENDLQSPIIKFLGAEIAAGIINETNAEVGDIVFFSAADYETANKALDAVRQEMGKILGLINPKELRPAWVVDFPMFEKTDEGRWTFTHNPFSMPAIYDLEKHINGKEDEIGTIIAQQYDLILNGYEIGGGSVRAHKAEILEATYRNMGYSKNEMIKSVGAMYKAFQYGAPPHGGIAWGIDRLMMILEKKASIREVMAFPKTGTSDDLLFGAPSKLSDKKVEEQNVRVLRK
- the recQ gene encoding DNA helicase RecQ, with translation MTIKESQEKLIPTLKKYFGYDSFRDQQEQIITSVLKKNDNLVIMPTGGGKSICFQLPALLFDGLTLVISPLIALMKDQVDGLKANGIEADFYNSSQETEEQTEIFEKIYRKELKLLYVAPESLSYLENILNEEFISCIAIDEAHCISSWGHDFRPSYQQLGFLKNSLPNTPIIALTATADKATRADIIEQLNIPHATQFIASFDRKNIELEVRPANDRISQIIKFIKKQPKESGIIYCLSRKGTEQIASKLKLNGINAKSYHAGLSFNERTKTQEEFIYDKVQVVCATIAFGMGIDKSNVRWVIHYNMPKNIEGYYQEIGRSGRDGLKANALLFHSYSDVIQLRKFISGATNEEVQAAKLERMKQFSEATTCRRKILLSYFGELLAENCVNCDVCKNPPQFFNGTVIAQKALSVITRLKESEAIGTVIDVLRGAQNATILEKGYDKLKSHGVGKDISWRDWQQYIVQLINQGYCEIAFHKNNALQLTDFSEKVLFKNEVVNLTKPVEFKEQPVDDEKTTKTKKAKRDTLFERLRKLRQEIALAEKIPAYLVFNDATLKEIERARPMSESDFLEISGVGQRKLEVYGEDFIAEIVAFSNEKIKSRKKKDTHKITYDLYKEGLTIDEIAEKRNLKSTTIFSHLALLYTEGKDIDIYNFVTKEEVEKVRRAKEKLESPFALKPYFEYFNAEIAYFKIRLALTIIDTDG
- a CDS encoding amidase, producing the protein MDSQIKHIHQQLVTQQITCTELVQERLNLLKENTHNTVNSLLDDSALELAEKVDTKIKNGETIGLLEGIPFGVKDVYMLQGTYTTASSDLLKNYKSAYTATAIQKLLDAGAIPLVKENCDSFGHGSSSENTIFGAVKNAVNPELVAGGSSGGSAVNVAKDYTVFSIGGDTGGSIRQPAGYNHIYGLKPTYGRISRYGIMAYASSTDCVGPLAKSVEDIRIILNTMSGKDIKDQTSIISKEIDEKAILNNTVKTIGYFKNFIDNDAIDAEVKADFLANIEKIKATGIKVKKLDFFKSDILVSTYYTLAMAETASNLSRLDGTNYGNRIESENLIESYAVTRSENFSEETKRRIVGGNQVLSQGFSDEIYLKGLALRDQISENFSKDFKEVDVILSPVTPSAPPKIGESLKDPHAMYLSDVYTVGFSLGQLPTLTIPQGTVTGLQITAAKNNEELILKFANFLKETI